In Malaclemys terrapin pileata isolate rMalTer1 chromosome 10, rMalTer1.hap1, whole genome shotgun sequence, the following are encoded in one genomic region:
- the FOXL3 gene encoding forkhead box L3 isoform X1, producing the protein MFDNTQYPYNCFNYDGDDYPTCSSDEEKKFTRPAYSYIALIAMAIQQSPSNKVTLSGIYDFIMKKFPYYRSNQRAWQNSIRHNLSLNSCFVKVPRTEGNEKGKGNYWSFASGCESMLDLFENGNYRRRRRRRNMKREHKEQRPSGGKDPSSPESSSMDSGLYSISCHESKCEPTESGPRLLEPHGFFPNNTSNRQSLNNSSLGKSDSEIKFSIDYILSAPDPLPVLRSQYHMQDNKYQLLESQKINLQFWTM; encoded by the exons ATGTTTGATAATACACAGTACCCCTATAACTGTTTTAATTATGATGGGGATGACTATCCAACCTGTAGTTCTGACGAAGAGAAAAAATTCACCAGACCAGCATACAG CTACATTGCCTTAATTGCAATGGCCATCCAGCAAAGTCCTTCAAACAAAGTGACCTTGTCTGGCATCTATGATTTTATAATGAAGAAATTTCCTTACTATAGATCAAATCAAAGAGCCTGGCAGAACTCCATCCGACATAACTTATCACTTAACAGTTGTTTTGTAAAG GTTCCCAGAACAGAAGGGAATGAGAAGGGGAAAGGAAACTATTGGAGCTTTGCATCTGGATGTGAATCCATGCTGGatctttttgaaaatgggaattacAGGCGGAGACGGAGAAGAAGGAACATGAAAAGGGAACACAAAGAGCAGAGACCAAGTGGAGGGAAAGATCCTTCCTCCCCTGAATCGTCTTCCATGGATTCTGGTTTATACAGCATCTCCTGTCATGAAAGTAAATGCGAGCCAACCGAATCTGGACCCAGACTCTTGGAGCCTCATGGGTTCTTTCCAAACAACACCTCCAACAGACAGAGCCTAAACAACTCCTCCCTAGGAAAATCTGACTCTGAAATTAAATTTAGCATCGATTACATTCTTTCAGCCCCAGACCCTTTGCCTGTTCTGAGATCTCAGTATCATATGCAAGATAATAAATATCAATTACTGGAGTCCCAAAAAATTAATCTCCAGTTCTGGACAATGTGA
- the FOXL3 gene encoding forkhead box L3 isoform X2 has translation MFDNTQYPYNCFNYDGDDYPTCSSDEEKKFTRPAYRSNQRAWQNSIRHNLSLNSCFVKVPRTEGNEKGKGNYWSFASGCESMLDLFENGNYRRRRRRRNMKREHKEQRPSGGKDPSSPESSSMDSGLYSISCHESKCEPTESGPRLLEPHGFFPNNTSNRQSLNNSSLGKSDSEIKFSIDYILSAPDPLPVLRSQYHMQDNKYQLLESQKINLQFWTM, from the exons ATGTTTGATAATACACAGTACCCCTATAACTGTTTTAATTATGATGGGGATGACTATCCAACCTGTAGTTCTGACGAAGAGAAAAAATTCACCAGACCAGCATACAG ATCAAATCAAAGAGCCTGGCAGAACTCCATCCGACATAACTTATCACTTAACAGTTGTTTTGTAAAG GTTCCCAGAACAGAAGGGAATGAGAAGGGGAAAGGAAACTATTGGAGCTTTGCATCTGGATGTGAATCCATGCTGGatctttttgaaaatgggaattacAGGCGGAGACGGAGAAGAAGGAACATGAAAAGGGAACACAAAGAGCAGAGACCAAGTGGAGGGAAAGATCCTTCCTCCCCTGAATCGTCTTCCATGGATTCTGGTTTATACAGCATCTCCTGTCATGAAAGTAAATGCGAGCCAACCGAATCTGGACCCAGACTCTTGGAGCCTCATGGGTTCTTTCCAAACAACACCTCCAACAGACAGAGCCTAAACAACTCCTCCCTAGGAAAATCTGACTCTGAAATTAAATTTAGCATCGATTACATTCTTTCAGCCCCAGACCCTTTGCCTGTTCTGAGATCTCAGTATCATATGCAAGATAATAAATATCAATTACTGGAGTCCCAAAAAATTAATCTCCAGTTCTGGACAATGTGA